One genomic segment of Gammaproteobacteria bacterium includes these proteins:
- the trmB gene encoding tRNA (guanosine(46)-N7)-methyltransferase TrmB, translating to MASIPDGLNVNRDLSRPIRSFVRREGRITLAQQRAFTKYWGRFGVETDTRLLDPEHLFGRSAPWVLEIGFGNGESLAAMAVAHPEVNYLGIEAHRPGVGHLLLRATELQLTNLRVMCADAAEALEKQLPDECLERIQIFFPDPWPKARHHKRRFIQPGNVALLARKLKPFGQLHLATDWEDYALSMLDILNATPELVNTVDGNGFTPRPSWRPMTRFEQRGLRLGHTIRDLLFVRAAPGILR from the coding sequence ATGGCGTCGATTCCAGATGGTTTGAATGTCAACCGTGATTTGTCGCGGCCGATTCGCAGTTTTGTGCGCCGTGAAGGACGAATAACTTTAGCTCAGCAACGGGCGTTCACCAAATACTGGGGGCGATTTGGAGTCGAAACCGACACCCGGTTACTTGATCCAGAGCACTTATTTGGCCGCTCGGCGCCATGGGTTTTGGAGATTGGCTTTGGTAATGGAGAATCATTGGCCGCTATGGCAGTCGCACATCCAGAAGTGAATTATCTGGGGATCGAGGCGCATCGCCCCGGCGTCGGACATCTACTGCTCCGGGCAACCGAACTGCAATTAACGAATCTGCGGGTAATGTGCGCTGATGCTGCCGAGGCGCTGGAAAAACAGCTGCCGGATGAATGCCTCGAGCGCATTCAGATCTTCTTCCCCGATCCCTGGCCCAAGGCGCGCCACCATAAACGCCGGTTCATTCAACCAGGAAACGTTGCATTACTGGCGCGCAAGCTCAAACCTTTTGGGCAATTGCATCTGGCGACCGATTGGGAGGACTATGCCCTTTCGATGCTGGATATACTCAACGCGACTCCCGAACTGGTAAATACCGTGGACGGCAATGGGTTCACGCCACGCCCGTCTTGGCGACCGATGACCCGGTTCGAGCAACGTGGCTTAAGACTCGGGCACACCATTCGGGATCTACTATTTGTACGTGCGGCTCCAGGGATATTGAGATAG
- a CDS encoding citrate synthase, with product MTTITFKDDITGKAVQMPVLGPTHGQSVVDIGKLAKEFGYFTYDPGFMSTASCQSAITYLDGDKGELMYRGYPIEQLAKQCNFLEVCYLLLYGELPNPEKKQIFETSIARHNRIRENLRRFFHGFNHDAHPMAMMTAVVSSLSAFFHDRLNIHDYEHRMVTARRLIAKMPTIAAACYKHSIGDPTIYPRDDLSYTGNLLYMMFSLPGKRYEVNPLAERALDVLFTLHADHEQNASTSTVRLAGSSGTNPYAAVAAGIACLWGPAHGGANEAVLRMLDQIGDVKNVDNFMAKVKDKSSGVRLMGFGHRVYKNFDPRATIIKEICHQVLDTFGHDPRLELAMRLEEIALSDDYFIERKLYPNVDFYSGIIYSALKIPVEMFTVMFAIARAAGWISHWIEMISESDMKIGRPRQLYVGPVRRDVVVLENRP from the coding sequence ATGACAACAATCACCTTTAAGGATGACATCACTGGCAAAGCGGTGCAGATGCCGGTGCTGGGTCCGACGCACGGTCAGTCCGTAGTCGATATTGGCAAACTGGCCAAGGAGTTCGGTTATTTCACCTACGACCCCGGTTTTATGTCCACCGCCAGTTGCCAAAGCGCCATCACTTATCTGGATGGCGACAAGGGCGAACTGATGTATCGCGGCTACCCGATTGAACAACTGGCCAAACAATGCAATTTCCTGGAAGTTTGTTACCTGCTGTTGTATGGAGAACTGCCCAACCCGGAAAAGAAGCAAATCTTCGAAACCAGCATTGCGCGTCATAACCGGATTCGCGAGAACCTGCGCCGGTTCTTCCACGGCTTCAACCATGACGCTCACCCCATGGCGATGATGACGGCTGTGGTGAGTTCGTTATCCGCCTTCTTTCACGACCGGCTTAATATCCACGATTACGAACATCGCATGGTCACCGCCCGGCGACTGATTGCTAAAATGCCGACCATTGCCGCCGCCTGCTATAAACACAGCATCGGTGATCCGACGATTTATCCCCGCGATGATCTGAGCTATACCGGCAATCTGCTGTACATGATGTTCAGCCTCCCCGGCAAAAGGTATGAGGTAAATCCGCTCGCCGAGCGGGCGTTGGACGTACTGTTCACGCTGCACGCCGATCACGAACAGAATGCTTCTACCTCCACTGTGCGGTTGGCCGGCTCCTCGGGTACTAATCCTTATGCGGCGGTCGCTGCTGGAATTGCCTGTCTGTGGGGACCGGCGCATGGCGGCGCCAATGAGGCTGTTCTCCGCATGCTGGATCAGATTGGCGATGTCAAGAACGTCGACAACTTCATGGCCAAGGTGAAAGACAAGAGTTCCGGCGTTCGTCTGATGGGCTTTGGCCACCGGGTCTATAAAAACTTCGACCCGCGCGCCACGATTATTAAGGAGATCTGCCATCAAGTGTTGGATACTTTCGGTCACGATCCACGCCTGGAGCTGGCGATGCGTCTGGAGGAGATCGCTCTCAGCGACGATTATTTCATTGAGCGCAAGCTGTATCCGAACGTCGATTTCTATTCCGGCATCATCTACAGCGCATTGAAGATTCCAGTCGAGATGTTCACGGTGATGTTCGCCATTGCCCGCGCCGCTGGCTGGATCAGCCACTGGATCGAGATGATCAGTGAATCCGACATGAAGATTGGCCGGCCTCGCCAGCTCTATGTTGGCCCTGTCCGCCGCGACGTGGTGGTGCTGGAAAATCGCCCGTAA